A genome region from Pseudomonas sp. N3-W includes the following:
- a CDS encoding phage tail tube protein yields MGQLIAGTCYVKVDGAQLTINGGCEAPLMSTKRETVVPGFYKETDVAPSFKVTALHTPDFPLKQLIAGTDMTVTCEFSNGKVYVLAGAYLVEEPVSKGDDATIELKFEGIKGTWQ; encoded by the coding sequence ATGGGTCAACTGATTGCGGGCACCTGCTACGTCAAAGTGGACGGCGCTCAACTGACCATCAACGGCGGCTGCGAAGCACCACTGATGTCCACCAAACGCGAAACCGTCGTACCGGGTTTCTACAAGGAAACCGACGTTGCGCCATCGTTCAAGGTGACGGCGCTGCACACCCCGGATTTCCCGCTCAAGCAACTGATCGCCGGCACCGACATGACCGTCACCTGCGAATTCAGCAACGGCAAAGTCTATGTACTGGCCGGCGCTTACCTGGTTGAAGAGCCTGTCTCCAAAGGCGATGACGCCACCATCGAACTGAAATTCGAAGGCATCAAGGGGACCTGGCAATGA
- a CDS encoding phage tail protein, producing MRQQMVLGSFIFGLSRNFAYSTLIHKSSGGWTNIDILTSKPKSIQTGQGLQTLTISGKSMYANAMDRLDELRALQALRIPMPLVDGIGRNWGLWRINDLSETQNNIIDDGTAMVVDWTIELMEFSNA from the coding sequence ATGCGCCAGCAAATGGTCCTGGGCAGTTTCATTTTTGGCCTGTCCAGAAACTTCGCCTACAGCACGCTGATTCACAAATCGAGCGGCGGCTGGACGAACATCGACATTCTCACCAGCAAGCCCAAGTCCATCCAGACTGGCCAGGGTCTGCAAACCCTGACGATTTCCGGCAAATCGATGTACGCGAACGCCATGGATCGGCTCGATGAACTGCGCGCCTTGCAGGCGTTGCGCATCCCCATGCCCCTGGTTGACGGCATTGGTCGCAACTGGGGTCTGTGGCGGATCAACGACCTGTCGGAAACCCAGAACAACATCATCGATGACGGCACCGCGATGGTGGTTGATTGGACGATCGAGTTGATGGAGTTCAGCAATGCGTAG
- a CDS encoding tail protein X, with protein sequence MRRVRSIAGDSVNLLLYRELERCDDAAEEALWRVNPGLAEYAPVLPAGVWVALPEVDSRPVAPTPVSAWD encoded by the coding sequence ATGCGTAGAGTTCGAAGCATCGCCGGTGATTCGGTGAACCTGTTGCTGTACCGCGAGCTTGAACGGTGTGATGACGCCGCCGAGGAAGCGCTGTGGCGGGTCAATCCGGGGTTGGCCGAATACGCTCCGGTATTGCCGGCGGGGGTGTGGGTGGCCCTGCCGGAAGTGGATTCGCGACCTGTTGCACCCACACCGGTCTCGGCCTGGGATTAA
- a CDS encoding contractile injection system protein, VgrG/Pvc8 family — MSLGFTPAVEIYGANAALLNERLLTWQHIDAAGIESDQLTLTISLDGLEGLPNLGGKIGLRVGYLESGLVDKGEFVITRRTPTLFPLRLTLVATAAPFSAADQTGFKQRRSASHGPTTLGALFRQLTSRHGFSPRVAPELALIKIEHIDQSNETDMGFLTRLAYLHDAVAKPVNELYVLARRGQAKSLSGKVLPPVKLSVTTNNRPGDSAFISATLDETARAKYQGCKTTWWDAAHGKVREEQSGIAPFKTLRQRYQSADDARAAAEGETRRMMREALKVTIGCPGHPGLSAEGVVLLDPTWPDFMRGRWSIDKVTASGDRKESYRCKVEATCLDAKT, encoded by the coding sequence ATGTCACTGGGATTCACGCCTGCAGTGGAGATCTACGGCGCCAACGCGGCGCTGCTCAACGAGCGATTGCTCACCTGGCAACACATCGATGCGGCGGGGATCGAGTCTGATCAGCTGACGCTCACCATCAGTCTGGACGGTCTCGAAGGCCTGCCGAATCTGGGCGGAAAAATCGGTTTGCGAGTCGGTTATCTGGAGTCGGGGCTGGTGGATAAAGGCGAGTTCGTCATTACCCGGCGCACGCCGACGCTGTTCCCATTGCGCCTGACGTTGGTGGCCACGGCGGCGCCGTTCAGTGCGGCGGATCAGACCGGGTTCAAGCAGCGCCGGTCGGCCAGTCATGGTCCGACAACGCTGGGGGCACTGTTTCGGCAACTGACCTCCCGACACGGTTTTTCACCGCGTGTCGCGCCTGAGCTGGCACTGATCAAGATCGAACACATCGACCAGTCCAATGAAACCGACATGGGGTTTCTGACCCGGCTGGCTTACCTGCATGACGCCGTCGCCAAACCGGTCAACGAGTTGTATGTGCTGGCGCGGCGGGGGCAGGCGAAGTCGTTGTCGGGCAAGGTGTTGCCGCCAGTGAAACTGTCGGTGACCACCAATAATCGCCCCGGTGACAGCGCCTTCATCTCTGCCACGCTGGATGAAACGGCGCGTGCTAAATACCAGGGTTGCAAGACGACCTGGTGGGATGCGGCGCACGGCAAGGTGCGCGAAGAGCAGAGCGGCATCGCGCCGTTCAAGACCCTGCGCCAGCGCTACCAGAGTGCTGACGATGCCCGCGCCGCTGCCGAAGGCGAGACCCGCCGCATGATGCGCGAAGCGCTCAAAGTGACCATCGGCTGCCCCGGCCATCCGGGCTTGTCTGCCGAGGGCGTCGTCCTGCTTGATCCCACCTGGCCAGACTTCATGCGCGGTCGCTGGTCGATCGACAAAGTCACCGCCAGCGGCGATCGAAAGGAAAGTTATCGCTGCAAGGTCGAGGCAACCTGCCTGGACGCCAAGACCTAA
- a CDS encoding phage tail assembly protein, with the protein MSGAVKLQVAIEAHGEPLTELNLRRPTVQEVRAIKALPYKIDKSEEVSLDMDVAAKYIAVCAGIPPSSVNQLDLADLNALSWAVASFFMSAASEPSPT; encoded by the coding sequence ATGAGCGGCGCCGTGAAGCTTCAGGTGGCGATCGAAGCTCACGGCGAGCCTTTGACCGAACTCAACCTGCGCCGTCCGACGGTGCAGGAAGTTCGAGCAATCAAGGCCTTGCCGTACAAGATCGACAAGAGCGAAGAGGTCAGCCTCGACATGGACGTTGCGGCCAAATACATCGCCGTGTGCGCCGGCATTCCGCCGTCGTCGGTCAACCAGCTGGACCTGGCTGACCTCAACGCGCTGAGCTGGGCCGTTGCGAGTTTTTTCATGAGTGCGGCGTCGGAGCCATCACCGACCTGA
- a CDS encoding phage tail sheath subtilisin-like domain-containing protein: MAIGFSNIPADIRVPLFYAEMDNSAANSASSAMRRLIVAQVNDNIAPAETGKLVLVSSVALAKSIGGQGSMLASMYETFRKTDPVGEIWCLPLHNTEGSIAKGVLTLTGAATQSGVLNLYVGGVRVQAAIVNGASAAQAATALALKINAAADLPVTAAAVEGVVTLNAKWTGDSGNDISLQFNRLGKSNGEETPAGLTSAITAMTGGAGVPDQVAAVAALGDEPFEFITLPWSDLATLNTWQAVMDDSTGRWSWAKQLFGHVYSAKRGTVGTLVAAGQARNDQHMTIQALEPGVPQPFWVQAAALAARTSVFISADASRPTQSGSLPGLDPAPASERFTLTERQSLLNYGIATAYYEGGYVRIQRSITTYQKNAYGQADNSYLDSETMHQSAFIVRRLQSVITSKYGRHKLASDGTRFGAGQPIVTPSTIRGELIAQYAKLELEGHVENAELFAQHLIVERDVQDPSRVNVLFPPDYINGLRVFALLNQFRLQYDDAA; the protein is encoded by the coding sequence ATGGCGATCGGATTCAGCAACATCCCCGCGGACATTCGTGTTCCGCTGTTCTACGCCGAAATGGACAATTCGGCAGCCAATAGCGCGTCGTCGGCCATGCGCCGCCTGATCGTCGCTCAGGTCAACGACAACATTGCCCCGGCCGAGACCGGCAAACTGGTGCTGGTCTCCAGCGTCGCGCTGGCCAAGAGCATCGGCGGTCAAGGTTCGATGCTGGCGTCCATGTACGAGACGTTCCGCAAGACCGACCCGGTCGGCGAAATCTGGTGCCTGCCGCTGCACAACACCGAAGGCAGCATCGCCAAAGGCGTACTGACCCTGACCGGCGCCGCGACCCAAAGCGGCGTGCTTAATCTGTACGTCGGTGGTGTTCGCGTTCAAGCGGCCATCGTCAACGGTGCCTCCGCGGCACAGGCGGCCACCGCCCTGGCGCTGAAAATCAATGCCGCTGCCGACCTGCCGGTAACCGCCGCTGCGGTCGAAGGCGTGGTGACCCTGAACGCCAAATGGACCGGCGACAGTGGTAACGACATCAGCCTGCAATTCAATCGCCTGGGCAAGAGCAACGGCGAAGAAACCCCGGCTGGCCTGACCTCGGCCATCACCGCCATGACCGGCGGCGCCGGTGTGCCGGATCAAGTGGCTGCCGTGGCAGCGCTGGGTGACGAGCCGTTCGAGTTCATCACGCTGCCATGGTCGGACCTGGCGACCCTCAACACCTGGCAAGCCGTCATGGATGACAGCACCGGTCGTTGGTCCTGGGCCAAGCAATTGTTCGGTCACGTCTACAGCGCCAAGCGCGGCACTGTCGGCACCCTCGTCGCTGCCGGCCAGGCCCGCAACGACCAGCACATGACCATCCAGGCCCTGGAGCCCGGCGTACCGCAACCGTTCTGGGTACAGGCCGCTGCACTGGCTGCACGCACCTCGGTGTTCATCTCCGCCGATGCCAGCCGTCCGACCCAAAGCGGCAGCCTGCCAGGTCTCGACCCAGCGCCGGCGAGTGAGCGTTTCACCCTGACCGAGCGTCAGTCGCTGCTCAACTACGGCATCGCCACCGCGTACTACGAAGGCGGCTACGTGCGCATCCAGCGTTCGATCACCACTTACCAGAAGAACGCATACGGCCAGGCCGATAACTCTTACCTGGACAGCGAAACCATGCACCAGTCGGCGTTCATCGTGCGTCGCCTGCAAAGCGTGATCACCAGCAAATACGGTCGCCACAAACTTGCGTCCGACGGTACCCGTTTCGGCGCCGGCCAGCCAATCGTCACCCCGAGCACCATTCGCGGCGAGCTGATTGCCCAGTACGCCAAGCTCGAACTGGAAGGCCACGTGGAAAACGCCGAACTGTTCGCCCAGCACCTGATCGTCGAGCGCGACGTGCAGGACCCGAGCCGGGTCAACGTGCTGTTCCCGCCTGACTACATCAATGGTCTGCGGGTGTTCGCACTGCTCAACCAATTCCGTCTGCAGTATGACGACGCGGCTTGA
- a CDS encoding baseplate J/gp47 family protein codes for MPFETPSLPVLIKRAQSDLASDSLRQSDAQVLARTLGGAAYGLYGYLDWIAEQILPDKADESTLERIAALRLNQPRKAAQAASGSVSFTASAGAVLDVDTLLQSSDGRAYKVTASRTTINGLNITSIAALDAGSLGNADAGMTLIPVQPIQGIAGNSFVVLAPGLSGGIAQESLESLRSRVIRSYRIIPHGGSAQDYETWALECPGVTRAWCRGSYLGPGTVGLFIMRDDDAQPVPGPAQLAEVQAYIEPLRPVTAELHVLPPEQKPVIYSMRLTPDTTAVRAAVEAQLRDLHNREAGLGETLLISHIREAISSATGESDHALTSPTLDVQAASNQLLTFGGCVWGA; via the coding sequence ATGCCGTTTGAAACCCCTTCGCTGCCGGTGCTGATCAAACGCGCCCAAAGCGACCTGGCCAGCGATTCGCTGCGCCAGTCCGATGCGCAAGTGCTGGCCCGTACCCTCGGTGGCGCCGCCTATGGCCTGTATGGCTACCTCGACTGGATCGCCGAGCAGATCCTGCCGGACAAGGCCGATGAGTCGACCCTGGAACGCATCGCCGCGCTGCGCCTGAACCAGCCGCGCAAAGCTGCACAAGCGGCCAGCGGCAGCGTCAGTTTCACTGCCAGCGCCGGTGCGGTGCTCGACGTCGATACCTTGCTGCAATCGAGCGATGGCCGTGCTTACAAAGTCACTGCATCGCGCACCACGATCAATGGCCTCAATATTACCAGCATCGCTGCACTCGATGCCGGCAGCCTGGGCAATGCCGATGCCGGCATGACGCTGATCCCGGTGCAGCCGATCCAGGGCATCGCCGGCAACAGCTTCGTCGTGCTGGCGCCGGGGCTCAGTGGCGGCATTGCCCAGGAGAGTCTGGAGTCGTTGCGCTCGCGAGTGATTCGCTCCTACCGGATCATCCCTCACGGCGGCTCGGCGCAAGACTATGAAACCTGGGCATTGGAATGCCCTGGCGTGACCCGTGCGTGGTGTCGTGGCAGTTATCTGGGGCCTGGCACCGTCGGCCTGTTCATCATGCGTGACGACGATGCGCAGCCCGTTCCGGGACCGGCACAACTGGCGGAAGTCCAGGCCTACATCGAACCGTTGCGCCCGGTTACTGCCGAGTTGCATGTGCTGCCACCGGAGCAGAAACCGGTGATCTACAGCATGCGCCTGACCCCGGACACCACCGCCGTGCGCGCTGCCGTCGAGGCGCAACTGCGTGACTTGCACAACCGCGAAGCCGGCCTCGGCGAGACGCTGTTGATCAGCCATATCCGAGAAGCAATCAGCAGTGCCACTGGCGAAAGCGACCACGCCCTGACCAGCCCGACCCTCGATGTGCAAGCGGCCAGCAATCAGTTGCTGACCTTCGGGGGTTGCGTATGGGGGGCATAA
- a CDS encoding YmfQ family protein, translating to MGGIRTATQYQAQLRSLLPSGPAWDPERVPELEEVLKGIAQELARLDARAADLLNEMDAAGVSELVPDWEQVMNLPDPCLGATPLFDDRRLAVRRRLLAVGSQAVSYYVEIARTQGYPDATITELEAPRMGRARFGASHFGTWQAQFMWTLNTGGRLLLGRRFGASYWGERFGVNPGSALECLIHRSAPAHTKVHINYD from the coding sequence ATGGGGGGCATAAGAACTGCCACGCAATATCAGGCGCAACTTCGCAGCTTGCTGCCCAGCGGTCCGGCCTGGGACCCGGAGCGCGTGCCGGAACTGGAGGAAGTGCTCAAAGGCATTGCCCAGGAACTGGCCCGTCTCGACGCCCGCGCCGCCGACCTGCTCAACGAAATGGACGCGGCTGGCGTGAGTGAACTGGTGCCCGACTGGGAGCAGGTGATGAACCTGCCCGACCCGTGCCTGGGCGCCACGCCGCTGTTCGACGACCGGCGTCTTGCGGTTCGCCGACGCTTGCTCGCAGTCGGCAGCCAGGCGGTCAGCTACTACGTGGAAATCGCCCGCACCCAGGGCTACCCCGACGCCACCATCACCGAACTCGAAGCCCCGCGCATGGGCCGTGCGCGGTTTGGCGCGTCGCACTTCGGAACGTGGCAGGCGCAGTTCATGTGGACGCTCAACACCGGTGGCCGATTGCTGCTCGGGCGGCGTTTCGGCGCGAGCTACTGGGGCGAGCGCTTCGGCGTGAACCCAGGCAGCGCCCTGGAATGCCTGATCCACCGCAGCGCACCGGCGCACACCAAGGTGCACATCAATTATGACTAG
- a CDS encoding DUF2635 domain-containing protein — protein sequence MSKRITVLPAPGRVVPDPEAGDLLPLEGREVPDNAWWRRRLADGDITTNAVEAAQPQGAK from the coding sequence ATGAGCAAACGCATCACCGTGCTGCCGGCCCCAGGCCGTGTCGTGCCGGACCCGGAGGCGGGCGATCTGTTGCCCCTCGAGGGCCGTGAAGTGCCGGACAACGCCTGGTGGCGTCGACGTCTGGCCGATGGCGATATCACTACCAACGCCGTGGAAGCGGCACAACCACAGGGAGCCAAATAA
- a CDS encoding phage baseplate assembly protein V, with product MSLLTRLLARGTVVLANSATKLQSLQMRLTAGEVNDDMEHFEPYGFTSNPLAGAEGIATFLGGDRSHAIVLVVADRRYRLKALAQGEVAIYTDEGDKIHFKRGRVIDIETATLNIRASSAVNFDTPVINQTGKIVSTGDQIAGGISQIKHVHGGVQGGSGQTGVPAGGQ from the coding sequence ATGAGCCTACTGACACGCCTCCTGGCGCGCGGCACTGTCGTGCTCGCCAATTCGGCTACCAAGCTGCAATCGCTGCAAATGCGCCTCACCGCCGGCGAAGTGAACGATGACATGGAGCACTTCGAGCCCTACGGTTTCACCAGCAACCCGCTGGCCGGCGCCGAGGGCATCGCCACGTTTCTGGGCGGTGACCGTTCCCACGCCATCGTGCTGGTGGTCGCCGACCGCCGCTATCGCCTCAAGGCCCTGGCCCAGGGCGAAGTGGCGATTTACACCGACGAAGGCGACAAAATCCACTTCAAGCGCGGTCGGGTCATCGACATCGAAACCGCGACCCTGAATATCCGTGCCAGCAGCGCCGTCAACTTCGATACGCCGGTCATCAACCAGACCGGCAAGATCGTCTCCACCGGCGATCAGATCGCCGGCGGCATCAGCCAGATCAAGCACGTGCATGGCGGCGTGCAGGGTGGCAGCGGCCAGACCGGTGTGCCGGCGGGAGGTCAATGA
- a CDS encoding phage baseplate assembly protein, whose protein sequence is MDDHDNRVTLTVDSLEYGGWKSVEITADLERQFRTFKLDITWQWPGQTSVRRIRPGAPCEVRIGNDLVLTGYVFKAPASYDGRQISLSIEGSSKTQDLVDCAATNKPSQWHQQSLLRIVEDLASSYGGQVVSEIPETARLGSHTIVPGETVFQSIDRLLTLLRVFSTDDAQGRVVLARPGSAGRASDVLELGKNILSANAPMDYSQVFSEYRVIGQQKGTDQKSGAAVSEVEAVSADLGFKRRRTTVINEGMQITPELALQRANWESATRMGKALTTTYQVQGWRQANGDLWRHNTLVRVKDPVLEVDGDMLISKVVYSLSEQGSVTTLQVAPPHTFDANPTPPKKA, encoded by the coding sequence ATGGATGACCACGACAACCGCGTTACGCTGACGGTCGACAGTCTTGAATACGGCGGCTGGAAAAGCGTTGAGATCACTGCGGACCTGGAGCGTCAGTTCCGCACTTTCAAGCTCGACATCACCTGGCAATGGCCGGGTCAGACCAGCGTGCGGCGAATCCGCCCCGGTGCGCCCTGCGAAGTGCGCATCGGCAACGATCTGGTACTCACCGGTTATGTGTTCAAGGCGCCGGCCAGTTATGACGGGCGCCAGATCAGCCTCAGTATTGAAGGCAGTTCGAAAACCCAGGACCTGGTGGATTGCGCGGCGACCAACAAACCCAGCCAGTGGCATCAGCAATCGCTGTTGCGGATTGTCGAGGATCTGGCGTCGTCCTATGGCGGACAGGTCGTCAGTGAAATCCCGGAAACCGCCCGGCTCGGCAGCCATACCATCGTGCCGGGGGAAACGGTCTTTCAGTCGATTGACCGTTTACTCACGCTGTTGCGGGTGTTTTCCACCGATGACGCTCAAGGGCGGGTGGTACTCGCCCGACCGGGCAGCGCCGGGCGGGCCAGCGATGTGCTGGAGTTGGGCAAAAACATTCTGTCGGCCAACGCGCCGATGGACTACAGCCAGGTGTTCTCCGAATACCGGGTGATCGGCCAGCAAAAGGGCACGGATCAGAAAAGCGGCGCGGCGGTCAGCGAGGTTGAAGCGGTGTCTGCAGACCTGGGTTTCAAGCGGCGGCGCACCACGGTGATCAACGAAGGCATGCAGATCACCCCCGAACTGGCGCTGCAACGCGCCAACTGGGAAAGCGCCACCCGCATGGGCAAGGCCCTGACCACCACTTATCAGGTGCAAGGCTGGCGGCAGGCCAACGGTGATTTGTGGCGCCACAACACGCTGGTTCGGGTCAAGGACCCGGTGCTGGAAGTGGATGGCGACATGTTGATCTCCAAGGTCGTTTATTCGCTTTCGGAGCAGGGCTCGGTCACGACCCTGCAAGTGGCACCGCCGCATACCTTCGATGCCAATCCGACGCCACCGAAAAAAGCCTGA
- a CDS encoding phage GP46 family protein, translating to MLISQNLHAALTRAVLISLFTWRRAADDDALDDEERFGWWGDTFPTVADDRIGSRLWLLRRVKLTRQTQMDAEFYAREALQWLIDDGHCSAIDIISERLDDQRLNLRTVLTLADGERLDINPDNSWQVIYAV from the coding sequence ATGCTGATCAGTCAGAACCTCCATGCCGCGCTGACCCGCGCGGTGCTGATCAGCCTGTTCACCTGGCGCCGCGCCGCCGATGACGATGCCCTCGATGACGAGGAGCGTTTCGGCTGGTGGGGCGACACGTTTCCTACCGTCGCCGACGACCGTATCGGCTCACGGCTGTGGCTGTTGCGCCGGGTCAAGCTGACCCGGCAAACCCAGATGGACGCTGAGTTCTATGCCCGCGAAGCCCTGCAATGGCTGATCGACGACGGCCACTGCAGCGCCATCGACATCATCAGCGAACGCCTCGACGACCAGCGCCTGAACCTGCGCACGGTCCTGACCCTGGCCGACGGCGAGCGCCTGGACATCAACCCTGATAACAGTTGGCAGGTGATCTATGCCGTTTGA
- a CDS encoding DNA circularization protein — protein MSWRDRLMPASFRGVGFWVDQAKTPVGKKGQLHEYPQRDLPYFEGLGQQAKIHELTAFIVGPDCLEQRDKLLQALELGNGELVHPWLGRLQVKVGECDMTHTRQDGGLVTFALKFYPDEPVPFPTAAVSTQKMLLVSADSFLGSAVARFEDAMTLIKAARIGIADLRNSIKDIYGVIQQQLQPLIDQYKQISDLVKAVKELPKEVAAEFKGLLGDIKELKDFARDGYRGVIANVSQQVEAIRKSDAPKITTGKDTTAAAQALANLVQDTLLVQAAQWVASMPVASAPVKLTSRPSLEQQAEQPVKRQEVPVIDDLQVLRKELDDAIRMAEDKADPAHYQAMTDLRQKLKAHLTAVASSGVRLVSKSFQESFPALVVAYKQLGDATRVEEVVQRNGIVHPGFPPPNDLKISGE, from the coding sequence ATGAGTTGGCGTGACCGTTTGATGCCGGCGTCGTTTCGCGGGGTCGGCTTCTGGGTCGACCAGGCGAAAACCCCGGTCGGCAAAAAGGGCCAGTTGCACGAATACCCGCAGCGCGACCTGCCGTATTTCGAGGGCCTTGGCCAACAGGCGAAGATCCACGAACTGACCGCGTTCATCGTCGGCCCCGATTGCCTGGAGCAGCGCGACAAGCTGCTTCAGGCGCTGGAGCTGGGCAATGGCGAACTGGTGCATCCGTGGCTGGGGCGCTTGCAGGTCAAGGTCGGTGAATGCGACATGACCCACACCCGCCAGGACGGCGGGCTGGTGACGTTCGCGCTGAAGTTCTACCCCGATGAACCGGTGCCGTTTCCGACGGCGGCGGTCAGTACGCAAAAGATGCTGCTGGTGTCGGCGGACAGTTTTCTCGGTTCGGCGGTGGCGCGCTTCGAAGACGCGATGACCCTGATCAAGGCGGCGCGGATCGGCATCGCCGACCTGCGCAACAGCATCAAGGACATTTACGGGGTCATTCAGCAGCAGTTGCAGCCGCTGATCGATCAGTACAAACAGATCAGCGATCTGGTGAAAGCCGTGAAGGAGCTGCCCAAGGAAGTGGCGGCTGAATTCAAAGGGCTGCTCGGCGACATCAAGGAACTCAAGGACTTCGCCCGTGACGGCTATCGTGGCGTGATTGCCAACGTCTCCCAGCAGGTCGAAGCGATCCGCAAGTCTGATGCGCCGAAAATCACCACCGGCAAAGACACCACTGCCGCGGCGCAAGCCCTGGCCAACCTGGTGCAGGACACCTTGCTGGTGCAGGCCGCCCAGTGGGTGGCGTCGATGCCGGTGGCCAGTGCGCCGGTCAAGTTGACTTCGCGCCCTTCGCTGGAGCAACAGGCGGAACAACCGGTCAAGCGTCAGGAAGTGCCAGTCATCGACGACTTGCAGGTGCTGCGCAAGGAACTCGATGACGCGATCCGGATGGCCGAGGACAAAGCCGATCCCGCGCACTACCAGGCCATGACCGATTTGCGCCAGAAGCTCAAGGCGCACCTGACGGCGGTTGCATCGTCGGGTGTGCGGCTGGTCAGCAAGTCGTTTCAGGAGAGTTTCCCGGCGCTGGTCGTGGCCTACAAGCAATTGGGCGACGCGACTCGGGTCGAGGAAGTGGTTCAGCGCAACGGCATCGTCCATCCGGGCTTTCCTCCACCGAACGATCTGAAAATCTCCGGGGAGTAA
- a CDS encoding phage tail protein — MAKTQINMSQMNFQATVNMLLVTQGAKKVDTELKGVRGKVTAFKKNMEDSGLKPLDFGGFVSGGGLIKPFQEGLKKAIKVEDELAKKAKGIKAPPLPRNAVIPKPPALPKDAVIPKSLALPKDVVIPKAPVASKKANAPKVALGETSDNLARFNATLDAISLKIGQALIPAVNGIITALLPMMTSIGQFVANNPQLVQGLAAAAVAFTVITTAAMGFTAVMGVLVSPIGIVAAAIAVAAGLIVANWKPISTFFAGLWQKIAPVVIPMAKFFKTMFGFTPLGQLISNWGPVMDFFSTLWGGIKSVAAPVIEFYKTLFSWTPQGQILSNWMPLVNLFSSIWDLLAAVSVPVKDFLQGLFNWSPLEVIQAIWGGVVSVFSSIWDSIKMPFIVTYAIIRSELGWSPLEQIMKAWEPVTAWVREWWGKLQNVIAPIRNFFSGGFGALIAEATAKVNVLTQAQEKTNAEGKGEFSPSFFGADSGQPASPLTTPGNVPQASSMQPGSLKQTSNTLIQQSAANNRTQLEGGLTVRFENAPAGLRTDQPQTNQPALMLNSRIGYRSLSLGGSNELA; from the coding sequence ATGGCGAAGACACAGATAAACATGAGCCAGATGAACTTCCAGGCCACGGTGAACATGCTGTTGGTGACGCAAGGCGCCAAGAAGGTGGACACCGAGCTCAAGGGGGTTCGTGGCAAGGTCACGGCATTCAAGAAAAACATGGAAGACAGCGGCCTCAAGCCGCTGGACTTCGGCGGGTTTGTCTCCGGCGGTGGTTTGATCAAACCCTTTCAGGAGGGGCTGAAAAAAGCCATCAAGGTCGAGGATGAACTGGCGAAAAAGGCCAAGGGCATCAAGGCGCCGCCGTTACCAAGGAATGCGGTCATACCCAAGCCACCGGCGCTGCCAAAGGATGCGGTGATACCCAAGTCGCTGGCGCTGCCAAAGGATGTGGTGATACCCAAGGCGCCCGTAGCGTCGAAGAAGGCGAATGCGCCCAAGGTTGCACTGGGGGAAACCTCTGACAACCTCGCCAGATTCAATGCGACGCTCGACGCCATCTCGCTGAAGATCGGCCAGGCGTTGATACCCGCCGTCAATGGCATCATCACTGCGTTGTTGCCGATGATGACGTCCATCGGCCAGTTTGTGGCGAACAACCCGCAACTGGTGCAGGGCCTGGCTGCCGCTGCGGTGGCCTTCACGGTGATCACCACGGCGGCGATGGGATTTACGGCGGTCATGGGCGTTCTGGTTTCGCCCATCGGTATTGTCGCCGCGGCCATCGCGGTAGCCGCCGGTTTGATTGTGGCCAACTGGAAACCGATCTCGACGTTCTTCGCCGGGCTCTGGCAAAAAATTGCGCCCGTCGTCATACCGATGGCCAAATTCTTCAAGACGATGTTCGGATTTACCCCGCTGGGGCAGCTCATCAGCAACTGGGGACCGGTCATGGACTTTTTCTCGACCCTGTGGGGCGGTATCAAGTCGGTCGCGGCGCCGGTCATCGAGTTTTACAAAACGCTGTTTTCCTGGACGCCCCAGGGCCAGATTCTCAGCAACTGGATGCCGTTGGTAAACCTGTTCTCATCGATCTGGGATTTGCTGGCAGCGGTATCGGTGCCCGTAAAAGACTTTTTGCAGGGGCTGTTCAACTGGTCTCCCCTTGAAGTCATTCAGGCGATCTGGGGGGGTGTCGTCAGCGTGTTCTCGAGCATCTGGGACAGCATCAAGATGCCCTTCATTGTGACGTACGCGATTATCCGCAGTGAGTTGGGATGGTCGCCTCTGGAACAGATCATGAAGGCCTGGGAACCGGTGACAGCATGGGTTCGCGAGTGGTGGGGCAAGCTGCAGAATGTCATTGCACCGATCAGGAATTTTTTCTCCGGTGGTTTCGGTGCGCTGATTGCCGAGGCAACCGCCAAGGTCAATGTCCTCACCCAGGCACAAGAGAAAACCAACGCCGAAGGTAAAGGTGAATTTTCCCCGTCGTTCTTCGGTGCCGATTCCGGGCAGCCGGCGAGCCCGCTGACGACCCCCGGTAATGTGCCGCAGGCATCGTCGATGCAACCGGGCTCGCTAAAGCAGACCTCCAACACCCTGATCCAGCAAAGCGCCGCCAACAATCGCACACAACTCGAAGGCGGCCTGACCGTGCGCTTCGAAAATGCGCCGGCGGGGCTGCGTACCGATCAGCCGCAAACCAATCAACCGGCACTGATGCTCAATTCACGCATCGGTTACCGCTCACTGTCTCTGGGAGGTTCCAATGAGTTGGCGTGA